A genomic segment from Candidatus Omnitrophota bacterium encodes:
- a CDS encoding linear amide C-N hydrolase, whose amino-acid sequence MRRILLIFSIGLCMMLPVTAGACTRVLWSSEGEPVITGRNMDWFEKMDTRLRIMPRGIQRKGLAGKNSLIWKSKYASVVATVWDEVSCDGLNEKGLVANMLYLAETGFGERDPARGALSVSLWAQYYLDNFATVREAVEATREDNFQVLPVYIMHKGDKVKSPVHLSLSDAKGDSAIIEIIGGETVIHHDESFTVMTNSPPYEKQLAILKGYRGLGGQKPLPGSSSSIDRFVRAAYYLKKLPEKPENYRQAVAGVLSVMRNAATPIGVADPDKPNISSTLWTSVSDSTDSTYYFEFTRLPNIVWVRLDEAGVLAGDPESELDLTADPTLNGDVTARFRKTDPLAFAPAGSLGGPAE is encoded by the coding sequence ATGAGACGAATATTGCTGATTTTCTCGATCGGTCTTTGCATGATGTTGCCCGTTACAGCCGGCGCCTGTACCAGGGTTTTGTGGTCCTCTGAAGGGGAACCTGTCATAACCGGACGGAATATGGACTGGTTCGAAAAGATGGATACCAGGCTTCGCATCATGCCCCGGGGCATTCAAAGAAAAGGGCTTGCCGGTAAGAATTCACTCATCTGGAAGTCAAAATATGCAAGCGTTGTTGCTACAGTCTGGGATGAAGTATCCTGCGACGGGCTCAATGAAAAGGGACTGGTCGCGAACATGCTATATCTTGCCGAAACCGGGTTCGGCGAGAGGGACCCTGCCAGAGGAGCTCTTTCGGTAAGCCTGTGGGCGCAATACTACCTGGATAATTTCGCTACGGTCCGCGAAGCGGTCGAAGCGACCAGAGAGGATAACTTCCAGGTCCTGCCGGTGTACATAATGCACAAAGGAGATAAAGTGAAGTCACCCGTGCATCTTTCGCTTTCGGACGCGAAAGGGGATTCGGCGATCATCGAGATCATCGGCGGGGAAACGGTGATCCACCATGACGAGAGCTTTACGGTAATGACCAACTCCCCCCCGTACGAAAAGCAGCTTGCGATCCTTAAAGGGTACCGCGGGCTTGGCGGGCAGAAGCCCCTTCCGGGGTCATCTTCTTCGATCGACCGATTCGTGCGAGCGGCTTACTACCTCAAGAAACTTCCGGAAAAGCCCGAAAACTACAGGCAGGCTGTTGCGGGAGTGCTCAGTGTCATGCGTAACGCAGCAACGCCCATCGGCGTTGCTGACCCGGATAAACCCAATATTTCCAGCACGTTATGGACCTCGGTCTCTGATTCCACCGATTCTACCTATTATTTTGAATTCACGCGCCTGCCCAACATCGTCTGGGTGAGGCTCGATGAAGCCGGTGTTCTGGCGGGTGACCCTGAGTCGGAACTGGATCTTACAGCCGATCCGACCTTGAACGGGGACGTCACCGCCCGTTTCAGAAAGACCGATCCATTGGCGTTCGCCCCCGCCGGAAGTTTAGGCGGGCCCGCCGAATAG